One Sphingomonas endolithica DNA segment encodes these proteins:
- a CDS encoding cold-shock protein, with protein sequence MRIDTEPAVDGWDDGGAGPASPTADSVAGEAVFAGTLKWFDVTRGFGFIVADDPAIGDILVHFSVLQPHGRRSLPEGARLECVAVMRDRGLQASEILSIDLTNAVDPPQRARSSIDRIDPAALIDEAGPFEPVHVKWFNRLKGYGFLVRESDFADIFVHMETLRRAGVIEVDPDQRLRARIVSGQKGPLAVEIEEDRRHDRSD encoded by the coding sequence ATGCGCATAGACACGGAACCGGCTGTTGATGGGTGGGATGACGGGGGGGCTGGCCCCGCTTCTCCGACAGCGGATTCCGTGGCCGGCGAGGCGGTATTTGCCGGTACGCTGAAATGGTTCGATGTGACGCGGGGGTTCGGCTTCATCGTTGCCGACGATCCTGCGATCGGCGACATACTGGTGCATTTTTCCGTCCTTCAGCCGCATGGCCGGCGCAGCTTGCCGGAAGGAGCGCGGCTCGAATGCGTGGCAGTCATGCGGGATCGCGGTCTGCAGGCAAGCGAGATACTGTCGATCGACCTGACCAACGCCGTCGATCCGCCGCAACGCGCGCGCTCGTCCATCGACCGGATCGACCCGGCGGCGCTGATCGACGAGGCTGGCCCGTTCGAGCCAGTGCACGTCAAATGGTTCAACCGCCTGAAAGGTTATGGTTTCCTGGTGCGCGAGAGTGATTTTGCGGATATCTTCGTGCACATGGAAACGCTGCGCCGGGCGGGAGTGATCGAGGTCGATCCCGATCAAAGGCTGCGGGCGCGGATCGTTTCGGGTCAGAAGGGCCCGCTCGCTGTCGAGATCGAGGAGGATCGCCGTCATGATCGCAGCGACTAA
- a CDS encoding MarR family winged helix-turn-helix transcriptional regulator gives MQREDAEVGEIARRIGYQLRRVDMLSMELLHEMMSDVGVPPGRATALVYIHLHPGCDQAELGRVLGINRASTMAAVNGLVALGAVERRPGRDRRSNALHLTAQGQALRDEVTRIMAEHETSIFGSLSDAERTDLFRLLLKVRDSHTAIVPQAPSTRRAILRRIK, from the coding sequence ATGCAGCGCGAGGATGCGGAGGTCGGCGAGATCGCGCGTCGCATCGGCTATCAGCTTCGCCGCGTCGACATGCTGTCGATGGAATTGCTCCACGAGATGATGTCCGACGTCGGCGTGCCCCCCGGCCGCGCCACGGCACTTGTTTACATCCACCTCCATCCCGGCTGCGATCAGGCCGAGCTCGGCCGCGTGCTGGGCATCAACCGCGCGAGCACCATGGCCGCCGTCAACGGCCTCGTCGCCTTGGGTGCAGTCGAGCGCCGGCCCGGGCGCGACCGGCGCAGCAACGCGCTGCATCTCACGGCGCAAGGCCAGGCACTCCGCGACGAAGTGACGCGGATCATGGCCGAGCACGAAACCAGCATCTTCGGGTCGCTCAGCGACGCCGAGCGCACGGACCTGTTCCGCCTGCTGCTCAAGGTTCGCGACTCGCACACCGCCATCGTTCCGCAAGCACCATCAACAAGACGAGCGATACTCAGGAGGATCAAATGA
- a CDS encoding fatty acyl-AMP ligase has protein sequence MTKNGLQQNSGISAIEATPTGDALPRRFADFETLGAALDYAASGERGLNFHDARGTLTRAYPFREMRDEALAMARRLIDAGVLPEDRIALVAETGPEFAALFFGVVYAGAWPVPLPLPTSFGGKDSYIEQLRVQLSSCDPTMLVYPPELAEMAGAAAHHAGVEGVDWSELGSRDAPEATLPQARGDDIAYLQYSSGSTRFPHGVAITHHALLNNLAAHSHGMEVVDTDRCVSWLPWYHDMGLVGCFLSPVANQVSTDYLKTEDFARRPLAWLDLISRNTGTTLSYSPTFGYDICARRMSSQTKASERFDLSRWRVAGNGADMIRPDVMQSFVDAFADAGFQASAFLPSYGLAEATLAVSIMPPGEGIRVELVEETQLSGVAAGQDRPQRFRAIVNCGKPARDMTIEIREEDGTPLPERAIGKVWCAGPSLMVGYFRDEAATAACMTPDSSGCVWLDTGDMGYLSDGYIYIVGRAKDMIIVNGRNHWPQDIEWAVEQLPGFKAGDIAAFAITTPGGEETPAVLVQCRSSDDAERIRLREEIRERVRSVTGMNCVIELIPPRTLPRTSSGKLSRAKARNLYLSGDIKPYDIAA, from the coding sequence ATGACGAAGAACGGTTTGCAGCAGAATAGTGGAATTTCGGCGATCGAGGCCACCCCGACAGGTGACGCATTGCCGCGGCGCTTTGCCGATTTCGAGACCCTGGGCGCAGCACTGGATTATGCCGCGAGCGGCGAGCGGGGCCTCAACTTTCATGATGCGCGCGGCACGCTGACCCGCGCTTATCCGTTCCGCGAGATGCGTGACGAAGCGCTGGCCATGGCGCGCCGCCTGATCGATGCGGGTGTGTTGCCCGAAGACCGCATCGCGTTGGTTGCGGAGACGGGGCCGGAATTCGCCGCCTTGTTCTTCGGCGTGGTGTACGCCGGCGCATGGCCGGTGCCATTGCCACTGCCGACCTCGTTCGGCGGCAAGGATTCGTATATTGAACAGCTGCGCGTGCAGCTGTCGAGCTGCGATCCGACGATGCTGGTCTATCCCCCAGAACTCGCCGAGATGGCCGGCGCCGCCGCGCACCATGCCGGGGTAGAGGGCGTGGACTGGTCTGAACTCGGCTCGCGCGACGCACCCGAGGCAACGCTGCCCCAGGCGCGCGGCGACGACATCGCCTATCTGCAATATTCCAGCGGCTCGACCCGCTTCCCGCACGGTGTCGCCATCACGCACCACGCGCTGCTCAACAATCTCGCCGCGCACAGCCACGGCATGGAAGTGGTCGACACCGACCGCTGCGTCTCCTGGCTGCCCTGGTATCATGACATGGGGCTGGTCGGCTGCTTCCTCTCACCGGTCGCCAACCAGGTCTCGACCGATTACCTCAAGACCGAGGATTTCGCGCGCCGGCCGCTCGCCTGGCTCGACCTGATCAGCCGCAACACGGGCACCACGCTCTCCTACTCGCCGACCTTCGGCTACGATATCTGCGCGCGCCGCATGTCCTCGCAGACCAAGGCCAGCGAGCGGTTCGACCTGTCGCGCTGGCGCGTCGCCGGCAATGGCGCCGACATGATCCGCCCGGACGTGATGCAGAGCTTCGTCGACGCCTTCGCCGATGCCGGGTTCCAGGCCAGCGCCTTCCTGCCAAGCTATGGCCTGGCCGAGGCGACGCTGGCGGTGTCGATCATGCCACCGGGCGAAGGCATCCGCGTCGAACTGGTCGAGGAAACGCAACTCTCGGGCGTCGCCGCCGGCCAGGACCGCCCGCAGCGGTTCCGCGCGATCGTCAATTGCGGCAAACCCGCGCGCGACATGACGATCGAGATCCGCGAGGAAGACGGCACTCCCCTGCCCGAGCGCGCGATCGGCAAGGTATGGTGCGCCGGCCCGTCGCTGATGGTCGGCTATTTCCGCGACGAAGCGGCCACCGCCGCGTGCATGACCCCCGATTCGAGCGGGTGCGTCTGGCTCGACACCGGCGACATGGGCTATCTCAGCGACGGCTACATCTACATCGTCGGTCGCGCCAAGGACATGATCATTGTCAACGGCCGCAATCACTGGCCGCAGGACATCGAATGGGCGGTCGAACAATTGCCCGGCTTCAAGGCCGGCGACATCGCCGCCTTTGCGATCACCACCCCCGGCGGCGAGGAAACGCCAGCCGTGCTGGTCCAATGCCGCAGCTCCGACGACGCCGAACGCATCCGCCTGCGCGAGGAAATCCGCGAACGCGTGCGATCGGTGACGGGCATGAACTGCGTGATCGAACTCATCCCCCCCCGTACCCTGCCGCGGACGAGCTCCGGCAAGCTCAGCCGGGCGAAGGCGCGGAACTTGTATCTGAGCGGGGATATCAAGCCTTACGATATCGCGGCTTGA
- the rplA gene encoding 50S ribosomal protein L1: MAFKSKKQKASTVDSTKLHGIDEAIALAKSGATSKFDETIEVAMNLGVDPRHADQMVRGVVTLPKGTGKTVRVGVFAKGAKADEARAAGADVVGAEDLMELVQGGTIDFDRCIATPDMMGIVGRLGKILGPKGMMPNPKLGTVTMNVAAAVEAAKGGQIEYRVEKAGIIHSGIGKASFPAEDLRANFDALVDAIVKAKPAGAKGKYVQKVAVSSTMGAGIKVDTADVVAA; the protein is encoded by the coding sequence ATGGCATTCAAGAGCAAGAAGCAAAAGGCATCGACGGTCGATTCGACCAAGCTGCACGGCATCGACGAAGCAATCGCCTTGGCGAAGTCGGGTGCGACATCGAAGTTCGACGAGACGATCGAAGTGGCGATGAACCTGGGCGTCGATCCGCGTCACGCCGACCAGATGGTCCGCGGCGTGGTGACGTTGCCCAAGGGCACCGGCAAGACGGTGCGCGTCGGCGTGTTCGCCAAGGGTGCCAAGGCTGACGAAGCCCGCGCCGCCGGTGCGGACGTGGTCGGTGCGGAAGACCTGATGGAGCTCGTCCAGGGTGGCACGATCGATTTCGACCGCTGCATCGCGACCCCGGACATGATGGGCATCGTCGGTCGCCTGGGCAAGATCCTGGGGCCGAAGGGCATGATGCCGAACCCGAAGCTCGGCACCGTGACGATGAACGTCGCAGCGGCCGTCGAAGCGGCCAAGGGCGGCCAGATCGAATATCGCGTCGAGAAGGCCGGCATCATCCATTCGGGCATCGGCAAGGCGTCGTTCCCGGCGGAAGACCTGCGCGCGAACTTCGATGCGCTGGTCGATGCGATCGTCAAGGCCAAGCCCGCTGGCGCCAAGGGCAAGTATGTCCAGAAGGTCGCCGTGAGCTCGACGATGGGCGCCGGGATCAAGGTCGATACCGCGGATGTGGTAGCGGCGTGA
- a CDS encoding DUF2490 domain-containing protein → MRVRLLLYATPFALAATPAQAQQQDEQLWLQVNTNVPIAEHVRVTVEQIARFSDRQEGLYQTEFGGLLGYRASKQIELGFGYRWVGAHNGNNGANENRLRQQVVGTFGPITTRFRVDERFNPRGDEIGFRIRPLIRYNHALGRKGLALFVSHESFVLPNSTTWGQRRGYERMRNIVGLTVPLGRQVSSDIGYLNQYRLGRGGARAQMDHALSLQLTINLRAFSGSHVQD, encoded by the coding sequence ATGCGCGTCCGCCTCCTGCTCTACGCTACGCCCTTCGCGCTTGCCGCCACGCCCGCTCAAGCGCAGCAGCAGGACGAGCAATTATGGCTACAGGTCAACACCAACGTGCCGATAGCCGAGCACGTTCGCGTGACGGTGGAGCAGATCGCGCGTTTCAGTGATCGGCAGGAGGGGCTGTACCAAACCGAGTTTGGCGGCCTGCTCGGCTATCGCGCCAGCAAGCAGATCGAACTGGGCTTCGGCTATCGCTGGGTCGGCGCACATAATGGCAATAATGGCGCGAACGAGAACCGGCTGCGGCAGCAAGTGGTCGGCACGTTCGGCCCGATCACCACGCGCTTTCGCGTCGACGAACGCTTCAACCCGCGCGGTGACGAGATCGGCTTCCGCATCCGCCCGCTGATCCGCTACAATCACGCGCTCGGCCGCAAGGGGCTGGCACTGTTCGTCAGCCATGAAAGCTTCGTGCTGCCCAACAGCACCACATGGGGCCAGCGCCGGGGCTATGAGCGGATGCGCAATATCGTCGGGCTCACCGTGCCGCTCGGCCGGCAAGTGTCGAGCGACATCGGCTATCTCAACCAATACCGCCTGGGCCGAGGCGGCGCGCGCGCGCAGATGGACCATGCGTTGAGCCTGCAACTGACGATCAACCTGCGCGCGTTCAGCGGATCGCACGTGCAGGATTAG
- the secE gene encoding preprotein translocase subunit SecE produces MAKTTPIEFIRQVQAETKKVVWPTGRETVMTGVMVVIMTTLLAIFFFGVDKMFHGIVTLLLSLATKG; encoded by the coding sequence GTGGCGAAGACGACACCGATCGAGTTCATCCGTCAGGTCCAGGCCGAGACCAAGAAGGTCGTCTGGCCGACCGGGCGCGAGACGGTGATGACCGGGGTGATGGTGGTCATCATGACGACCCTGCTCGCGATCTTCTTCTTCGGCGTCGACAAGATGTTCCACGGCATCGTCACATTGCTGCTGTCGCTCGCTACCAAGGGTTGA
- a CDS encoding putative bifunctional diguanylate cyclase/phosphodiesterase produces the protein MSTEPSSQFARARIDARALLGLYDPPDSTDWGPIRAAQMNAGSQLALFLLATNVIGAALVALLLAPLLPIWAIASWGAVTAAVAAAVTFRRLAARRQSARTATLRDVRDTMRDGIALAVVWSIPPLAVSMRAEASAALGLWIILSILMTASAVAMAALPLATISFLGILGVAMAGMLWFVGGPLFSAAILLFTALLIIGCFSRARALVVIRAGEIALAERDQTVSLLLREFEDHGADWLWETDAQRRVVRASPRFAHSLGLDPLSINGMPFLQVLAGPTWESGNFSTALRLLADRLKNREPFRDLLLHVTIDGQERCWQITASPRQDDEGAFVGFRGVCSDVTEQRASADKISKMARLDTLTGLPNRLLINEALSHAMTEADKWGSRCAFMMIDLDRFKAINDTLGHPIGDRLLGRVSERLSQLVTDNEMIGRLGGDEFAVVVRDASNPAMIERLARQIIETLSRPYDLDAHTLFIGASIGVATGPRDGRTAETLIRSADLALYRSKDAGGGTFHCYEPQLHVEAEERRVLEMALRQALANGEMYLAYQPVVAADSGRLTGFEALVRWTHPQLGTVPPGKFVPLAEDARLIAPIGEWVLRTACDEATRWPDPVRVAVNVSPEQLHNPAFVAVVASALANSGLPPERLELEVTESVFLKEGTCAIQVLERILDLGVRLSLDDFGTGYSSLGYLSRTRFSSIKIDRSFVTQASRGVPEAIAIIRAVVALAQSLGMATTAEGVETEDEHLMVQALGCTKIQGYYFGRPLPVDEARAIATRSQAVAAAA, from the coding sequence GTGAGTACCGAACCCTCCTCCCAATTCGCCCGTGCGCGGATCGACGCGCGCGCGTTGCTCGGCCTGTATGACCCCCCCGATTCGACTGATTGGGGCCCGATCCGCGCGGCACAGATGAATGCGGGATCGCAGCTCGCCTTGTTCCTGCTCGCGACCAACGTGATCGGCGCGGCTCTGGTCGCCCTGTTGCTGGCGCCGCTCCTGCCGATCTGGGCAATCGCCAGCTGGGGCGCAGTGACCGCCGCCGTTGCAGCGGCGGTCACCTTTCGCCGTCTAGCCGCACGCCGGCAAAGCGCACGCACGGCGACGTTGCGTGACGTGCGGGATACGATGCGGGACGGGATCGCACTGGCGGTGGTCTGGTCTATTCCGCCGCTCGCGGTCAGCATGCGCGCAGAGGCAAGTGCGGCGTTGGGATTGTGGATCATCCTGTCGATCCTGATGACCGCCTCGGCCGTAGCGATGGCGGCGCTGCCGCTCGCCACGATCAGCTTTCTCGGCATCCTGGGCGTTGCGATGGCCGGGATGCTATGGTTCGTCGGCGGTCCTTTATTCTCCGCGGCGATCCTGCTGTTCACCGCCTTGTTGATCATCGGCTGCTTTTCGCGCGCCCGAGCGCTAGTGGTGATTCGCGCCGGCGAGATCGCGCTGGCGGAACGCGACCAGACGGTCAGCCTGTTGTTGCGCGAGTTCGAGGATCATGGCGCCGACTGGTTGTGGGAAACCGACGCGCAGCGGCGCGTGGTCCGCGCCTCACCACGCTTCGCCCATTCGCTGGGGCTCGATCCGCTGTCGATCAACGGCATGCCGTTCCTGCAGGTGCTCGCCGGACCCACTTGGGAATCTGGTAACTTTTCCACTGCCTTGCGGCTACTGGCCGACAGGCTTAAGAACCGCGAGCCGTTTCGCGATCTGCTGCTTCACGTCACGATCGACGGCCAGGAGCGGTGCTGGCAGATCACCGCCAGCCCGCGCCAGGATGACGAAGGCGCCTTTGTCGGCTTCCGCGGCGTGTGCTCCGACGTCACCGAACAACGCGCCTCGGCCGACAAGATCAGCAAGATGGCCCGCCTTGATACGCTGACCGGCCTGCCGAACCGCCTGCTCATCAACGAGGCGCTGAGCCACGCAATGACCGAGGCCGACAAGTGGGGCAGCCGCTGTGCCTTCATGATGATCGATCTCGATCGCTTCAAGGCGATCAATGATACGCTGGGCCATCCGATCGGCGACCGACTGCTCGGACGCGTGTCGGAGCGACTCAGCCAATTGGTGACCGATAACGAGATGATCGGACGGTTGGGCGGCGACGAGTTCGCGGTGGTCGTGCGCGACGCGAGCAACCCCGCCATGATCGAGCGCCTTGCTCGTCAAATCATCGAGACATTGTCGCGCCCCTATGACCTGGATGCGCACACCCTCTTCATCGGCGCCAGCATCGGCGTGGCGACCGGCCCGCGTGACGGCCGGACGGCGGAAACGCTGATCCGCTCCGCCGATCTGGCCTTGTACCGATCGAAGGATGCCGGCGGCGGCACGTTCCATTGCTACGAACCGCAATTGCATGTCGAAGCCGAGGAGCGCCGCGTCCTTGAAATGGCGTTGCGCCAAGCGTTGGCCAATGGCGAGATGTACCTTGCCTACCAACCCGTGGTCGCCGCCGACAGCGGCCGGCTCACCGGCTTCGAGGCGCTGGTACGCTGGACGCATCCGCAACTGGGCACCGTCCCGCCAGGAAAGTTCGTACCGCTTGCGGAAGACGCGCGGCTGATCGCGCCGATCGGCGAGTGGGTGCTGCGCACGGCATGTGACGAGGCCACGCGTTGGCCCGATCCGGTGCGTGTTGCGGTCAACGTCTCGCCGGAACAGTTACACAACCCCGCTTTCGTCGCGGTAGTCGCCTCGGCGCTGGCGAACAGCGGCCTGCCGCCCGAGCGGCTGGAACTGGAGGTGACGGAGAGCGTATTCCTTAAGGAAGGCACCTGCGCAATCCAGGTGCTGGAGCGCATCCTCGACCTCGGGGTGCGGCTCAGCCTCGATGATTTCGGTACCGGCTACAGCTCGCTCGGCTATCTCAGCCGCACACGCTTTTCCTCGATCAAGATCGATCGCAGCTTCGTGACGCAGGCGTCGAGGGGCGTGCCGGAGGCGATCGCGATCATCCGCGCGGTAGTCGCGCTGGCACAGAGCCTGGGCATGGCTACGACCGCCGAGGGTGTGGAAACCGAGGACGAGCATCTCATGGTCCAGGCGCTCGGCTGTACCAAGATCCAGGGCTATTATTTCGGTCGGCCGCTCCCCGTCGACGAAGCGCGTGCGATCGCTACCCGCAGCCAGGCCGTGGCTGCCGCGGCGTAA
- a CDS encoding regulatory protein RecX, translating to MDAAALERLALRYVERFATTRLRLATYLTRKIRERGWEGEPSDPAALADKLAELGYIDDRAFGEARASAMARRGLGKRRVVGAFREAGIGEEDAEALAPAIEDRALATALNFARRKRIGPFAAEPAERPQREKQIGAMIRAGHDFTLSRRIASMAPGDDIGTLCAE from the coding sequence TTGGATGCGGCTGCGCTGGAACGGTTGGCATTGCGATATGTCGAGCGCTTTGCAACCACGCGGTTGCGATTGGCGACCTACCTGACACGCAAGATCCGGGAGCGGGGGTGGGAAGGGGAGCCGTCCGATCCCGCTGCGCTCGCGGACAAGCTGGCGGAGCTCGGCTATATCGATGATCGCGCGTTCGGCGAGGCGCGAGCGAGCGCTATGGCGCGGCGTGGGCTGGGCAAACGCCGCGTCGTCGGTGCTTTTCGCGAGGCAGGAATCGGCGAGGAGGATGCCGAGGCGCTGGCTCCTGCAATCGAGGATCGCGCACTGGCAACGGCGCTCAACTTTGCCCGGCGCAAGCGGATCGGCCCATTTGCCGCCGAGCCGGCGGAGCGGCCGCAGCGCGAAAAGCAGATCGGGGCGATGATCCGGGCTGGGCATGATTTTACGCTGTCGCGCCGGATCGCCAGCATGGCGCCGGGTGACGATATCGGTACATTATGCGCTGAATAG
- a CDS encoding TonB-dependent receptor — MKAIWLSGGVVAALLSAPALAQQTTPDDPAAATAPDVGEPDGNDILVTARRTAERLQDVPVAITAFSAAALEDRNVSTLDEIAKFTPNIRFDGAAALSGGNYNATVFVRGVGQNDFAIFSDPGVGFYVDDVYYARSIGGVMDAVDIDSVQVLRGPQGTLFGKNTIGGAVLINTTAPDLDSASGRIEGIYGRFDRIDVKGAVNIPIAPGLAALRISAATLNRDGYVKRLLDGDTQGDRSAQMVRAKLRIQPAGSGLTIDIGGDYTRARETSAPSDLLAVGNAPGITGIPFLTNYNQFVAPGRGIIAPNGQPTLNPSYITASPFETWAGGPNDNDLDLWGLQATVAYDLGGATLKSISAYRDMKAYFTRDGDNTPFVFRQTTNRDKQWQFSQELQLTGKAWNDRISYVFGGYFFKEKASDIATADLAIGLQAPAAPPPFTPAVFIRNYTNNRSLAAYGQVDVEIVPRFSITLGGRYTSDKKTFTSINVRQRDLVEFTNVTKSATFEKFTPRFGINYKASRDLLLYASYSRGFKQGGFNGRPLVSDAEVTQYAPEELTTYEAGLKAQWLDGQLTTNLAAFHSRYQDIQLTVNQTPTNFVANAAKGEINGAEFETVMRPARWLSFNAAVGYLDAKYTAVGQGLGPTQILPITLDTKFVKAPEWTVTTGIDVSHEFANGSETALRVDYTQYSRIYHDVANSPIITDDGYGLLNARLNYTLPNKAVTLSVFGTNLTDTLYLVSGNVSGAFGLAEASYGRPREWGVSAAFRF; from the coding sequence ATGAAGGCTATCTGGTTGAGCGGTGGCGTCGTCGCCGCCTTGTTGTCGGCACCCGCTTTGGCGCAGCAGACGACGCCCGACGATCCCGCCGCGGCGACCGCGCCTGACGTCGGCGAGCCCGATGGCAACGACATCCTGGTCACCGCGCGGCGCACCGCCGAACGCCTGCAGGACGTGCCGGTCGCGATCACCGCCTTCAGCGCCGCCGCGCTCGAGGATCGCAACGTCTCCACGCTCGACGAGATCGCCAAATTCACCCCCAACATCCGCTTCGACGGCGCCGCCGCGCTCTCTGGCGGCAATTACAACGCCACCGTCTTCGTGCGCGGCGTCGGGCAGAACGACTTCGCGATCTTCAGCGATCCCGGCGTCGGCTTCTATGTCGACGACGTCTATTATGCCCGTTCGATCGGCGGCGTGATGGACGCGGTGGACATCGACAGCGTGCAGGTGCTGCGCGGGCCGCAGGGCACCTTGTTCGGCAAGAACACGATCGGCGGCGCCGTGCTGATCAACACCACCGCGCCCGATCTCGACAGCGCCTCCGGCCGGATCGAGGGCATCTATGGCCGCTTCGACCGTATCGACGTGAAGGGCGCGGTCAACATCCCGATCGCCCCTGGCCTTGCCGCATTGCGCATCTCGGCGGCGACCCTCAACCGCGACGGCTATGTCAAGCGCCTGCTAGACGGCGACACGCAGGGTGATCGCTCGGCGCAGATGGTGCGCGCCAAGCTGCGCATCCAGCCCGCAGGCAGCGGCCTGACGATCGACATCGGCGGCGACTATACCCGCGCCCGCGAAACTTCCGCGCCCTCGGATCTGCTCGCCGTCGGCAACGCGCCGGGCATCACGGGCATTCCGTTCCTGACCAACTACAACCAGTTCGTCGCCCCCGGTCGCGGCATCATCGCTCCCAACGGACAGCCGACGCTCAACCCCAGCTACATCACCGCCAGCCCGTTCGAGACCTGGGCCGGCGGCCCCAACGACAACGACCTCGATCTGTGGGGGCTGCAGGCGACGGTCGCCTATGACCTGGGCGGCGCGACGCTGAAGTCGATCTCCGCCTATCGCGACATGAAGGCCTATTTCACCCGCGACGGCGACAACACGCCCTTCGTCTTCCGCCAGACCACCAACCGCGACAAGCAATGGCAGTTCAGCCAGGAACTGCAGCTCACCGGCAAGGCCTGGAACGACCGCATCAGCTACGTGTTCGGCGGCTATTTCTTCAAGGAAAAGGCCTCCGACATCGCCACCGCCGATCTCGCCATCGGGCTGCAGGCGCCCGCCGCGCCGCCGCCCTTCACCCCGGCCGTGTTCATCCGCAACTACACCAACAACCGCAGCCTCGCCGCCTACGGCCAGGTCGATGTCGAGATCGTCCCCCGCTTCAGCATCACGCTCGGCGGCCGCTACACCAGCGACAAGAAGACCTTCACCTCGATCAACGTGCGCCAGCGCGATCTCGTCGAGTTCACCAACGTCACCAAATCCGCCACGTTCGAGAAGTTCACGCCGCGGTTCGGCATCAACTACAAGGCGTCGCGCGATCTCTTGCTCTACGCGTCCTATTCGCGCGGCTTCAAGCAAGGCGGGTTCAACGGCCGCCCGCTCGTCAGCGATGCCGAGGTCACGCAATATGCGCCCGAGGAGCTGACCACCTACGAAGCCGGCCTCAAGGCGCAGTGGCTGGACGGGCAGCTCACCACCAACCTCGCTGCCTTCCACTCCAGATATCAGGACATCCAGCTGACGGTGAACCAGACGCCGACCAATTTCGTCGCCAACGCCGCCAAGGGCGAGATCAACGGCGCCGAATTCGAGACGGTGATGCGCCCCGCCCGCTGGCTCTCGTTCAACGCCGCGGTCGGCTATCTCGATGCCAAATACACCGCGGTCGGCCAGGGCCTGGGCCCCACGCAGATCCTGCCGATCACGCTCGATACCAAGTTCGTCAAGGCGCCCGAATGGACCGTTACCACCGGCATCGACGTCAGCCACGAATTCGCCAATGGCAGCGAGACGGCCCTGCGCGTCGACTACACCCAGTATAGCCGCATCTATCACGACGTCGCCAACTCGCCGATTATCACCGACGACGGCTACGGCCTGCTCAACGCACGGCTGAACTACACCTTGCCCAACAAGGCGGTCACGTTGTCGGTGTTCGGCACCAACCTCACCGACACGCTGTACCTCGTCTCGGGCAACGTCTCGGGCGCGTTCGGCCTGGCCGAGGCCAGCTATGGCCGCCCGCGCGAATGGGGGGTGAGCGCCGCCTTCCGCTTCTGA
- the rplK gene encoding 50S ribosomal protein L11, protein MAKKITGYIKLQVPAGKANPSPPIGPALGQRGVNIMEFCKAFNASTGDQEAGTPLPTVITVYADRSFSFETKTPPASYLIKKAANIKSGSKEPGKVSGGKITRTQLGEIATAKMKDLNANDLVAATKIIEGSARAMGLDVVEG, encoded by the coding sequence ATGGCTAAAAAGATTACCGGCTATATCAAGCTGCAGGTCCCTGCAGGCAAGGCCAACCCCTCCCCGCCGATCGGCCCTGCTTTGGGTCAGCGCGGCGTGAACATCATGGAATTCTGCAAGGCGTTCAACGCATCCACCGGCGACCAGGAAGCCGGCACGCCGCTGCCGACCGTGATCACCGTCTATGCCGATCGTTCGTTCTCGTTCGAGACGAAGACGCCGCCGGCATCGTACCTGATCAAGAAGGCCGCGAACATCAAGTCGGGCTCGAAGGAGCCGGGCAAGGTTTCGGGCGGCAAGATCACGCGCACGCAGCTGGGCGAGATCGCGACCGCAAAGATGAAGGATCTGAACGCCAACGATCTGGTCGCTGCGACCAAGATCATCGAAGGCAGCGCGCGGGCCATGGGCCTCGACGTGGTGGAGGGCTAA
- the nusG gene encoding transcription termination/antitermination protein NusG: MSRWYIIHAYSGFEGKVRDSIMAEATRMGLDQLVEQIEVPTETTTEARRGKKIAVERKFMPGYVLAKLNMNDDVYHLVKNTPKVTGFLGSMGKPQPISEAEAARMLNSKEEAAAAPKQKMKVDYEIGDSVKVLDGPFASFSGIVEELDFDRSRVKVSVSIFGRATPVELEFEQVERPK, translated from the coding sequence ATGTCGCGCTGGTACATCATTCACGCTTACTCCGGCTTTGAGGGCAAGGTGCGCGATTCGATCATGGCCGAGGCGACCCGCATGGGCCTCGACCAGCTGGTCGAGCAGATCGAAGTGCCGACCGAAACCACGACCGAGGCCCGCCGCGGCAAGAAGATTGCGGTCGAGCGCAAGTTCATGCCGGGCTATGTGCTCGCCAAGCTGAACATGAACGACGACGTGTATCACCTGGTCAAGAACACGCCGAAGGTGACCGGCTTCCTCGGCAGCATGGGCAAGCCCCAGCCGATCAGCGAGGCCGAGGCCGCGCGCATGCTGAACAGCAAGGAAGAAGCGGCCGCTGCCCCCAAGCAGAAGATGAAGGTCGATTACGAAATCGGCGATTCGGTGAAGGTGCTGGACGGCCCATTCGCCAGCTTCAGCGGCATCGTGGAAGAGCTCGACTTCGACCGCAGCCGCGTGAAGGTGTCGGTGTCGATCTTCGGGCGCGCCACGCCGGTGGAGCTTGAGTTCGAGCAGGTCGAGCGACCGAAATAA